In Spirochaetota bacterium, a single genomic region encodes these proteins:
- a CDS encoding NADH-quinone oxidoreductase subunit J, translated as MNITILFTLPVMATIAFLGFVLITILGALIAVLARRLIRAVAGLALCFTGLGGLFYFLDSPFLALMAILIYIGAVCITIMFGIMLAEGDALAKRSRQNTLLTIGAIPAAAAILWAFTMIAIKVPWPRAATAEHMGSVEEIGRALLSTYSLAFEMISLVLLAAILGAIIVAREGRTKT; from the coding sequence ATGAACATAACGATACTGTTCACGCTCCCGGTAATGGCCACCATCGCCTTCCTGGGATTCGTGCTCATCACAATACTCGGTGCGCTCATTGCTGTGCTCGCACGGCGGCTCATACGCGCTGTCGCCGGGCTTGCGCTCTGCTTCACCGGCCTCGGCGGACTTTTCTATTTCCTCGACAGCCCTTTCCTCGCGCTTATGGCGATACTCATTTATATCGGCGCGGTATGCATAACGATAATGTTCGGGATAATGCTCGCAGAGGGGGATGCGCTTGCAAAGCGAAGCCGTCAGAACACGCTGCTGACCATCGGTGCCATCCCCGCCGCCGCCGCGATACTCTGGGCGTTCACGATGATTGCGATAAAAGTGCCCTGGCCGCGAGCCGCCACCGCCGAACACATGGGAAGCGTAGAAGAGATAGGACGCGCCCTTCTGTCGACGTACAGTCTCGCCTTTGAAATGATATCGCTGGTTCTCCTTGCCGCGATACTCGGCGCCATCATCGTTGCGCGCGAAGGAAGAACGAAAACATGA
- a CDS encoding HAMP domain-containing sensor histidine kinase — MVRLFIDLRSFLLIVREFIKALGEAETYNVRRNWYCFFGILWGMPIPFVTIGMHLHIAHLALSVTNVMTVIASYPIHVFFLFHPLLFGVIFGAMGTVRHTKERRIRELDRLKSNFLSMISHELRTPLTTILGYITFMRTGRAGPLSENQKEFLSISEGEAEFLNHMIEELLDVTKIESGDFKVQLTEADMKTVVQKAVASLALSAGKSGISLENRLPSDLPLIIGDEARLLQVIVNLLENGIKFNKNGGAVVIASERDTTNRTITLRVSDTGIGIPEDHCDKIFDKFYQVDSSGKRKYGGCGLGLAISRNIVQQHGGDIQVNSVLGEGSTFSFTLKEKV, encoded by the coding sequence ATGGTTAGATTGTTCATCGATCTGAGATCGTTCCTGCTCATTGTGAGGGAATTCATCAAGGCGCTCGGGGAAGCCGAGACGTATAATGTACGGAGAAATTGGTACTGCTTTTTCGGTATTTTATGGGGCATGCCCATTCCCTTCGTCACTATCGGCATGCATCTGCATATCGCTCATCTTGCGCTGTCCGTCACGAATGTCATGACCGTCATTGCCTCGTATCCGATTCACGTTTTTTTCCTGTTCCATCCGTTGCTTTTCGGGGTTATTTTCGGTGCTATGGGCACCGTTCGCCATACGAAAGAAAGAAGGATCCGCGAACTTGACCGGCTGAAATCGAATTTCTTATCGATGATATCCCATGAGCTACGCACGCCGCTGACCACCATTCTCGGATATATAACGTTCATGCGAACAGGCCGGGCCGGGCCATTGAGCGAGAACCAGAAGGAATTCCTATCGATAAGTGAAGGGGAAGCTGAATTCCTCAACCATATGATCGAGGAGCTTCTTGACGTTACAAAAATAGAGAGCGGTGACTTTAAGGTTCAGCTGACCGAAGCTGACATGAAGACCGTTGTACAGAAGGCGGTCGCTTCGCTTGCGCTGTCCGCCGGGAAATCGGGTATATCACTGGAAAACCGCCTTCCGAGTGATTTGCCGCTCATCATAGGGGATGAGGCGCGGCTATTGCAGGTCATCGTGAATCTTCTGGAAAACGGCATAAAATTCAACAAAAATGGCGGAGCAGTGGTGATCGCATCTGAACGGGACACAACCAACAGGACGATCACCTTGCGGGTATCCGACACCGGCATCGGCATCCCAGAAGATCACTGTGACAAGATATTTGACAAATTCTATCAGGTTGACTCGTCCGGCAAGCGAAAATACGGCGGTTGCGGCCTCGGTCTTGCCATAAGCAGGAACATCGTGCAGCAGCATGGCGGCGATATTCAGGTGAACAGCGTATTGGGGGAAGGCAGCACCTTCTCGTTCACCCTGAAAGAGAAGGTATAG
- a CDS encoding aspartate-semialdehyde dehydrogenase: protein MAKQMNVAVVGATGAVGVEMLKTLDKRNFSVGELFLFASARSKGKKMEYRGKKYPVEELVKGCFAGKKIDVALFSAGAGRSREFADEAVKAGAVVVDNSSAFRMDPNAPLVIPEINPEDIKKHKGIIANPNCSTIIMLMPLWPLHTVNRIKRIVVSTYQAASGAGAQAMAELEDQTRDVLAGKPAVPKIMPHRYAFNLFSHNTKIAENGYNEEENKMVKETWKIFHDDSIRICPTCIRVPVLRAHSESIVVEFERPMSVSDAKKLLSAAPGLKIVDDREKNLFPMPIDATEQYDCLVGRIREDISNPNALALFVAGDQLLKGAALNAVQIAELL, encoded by the coding sequence ATGGCCAAACAGATGAATGTAGCGGTTGTCGGCGCCACCGGAGCGGTCGGCGTGGAGATGTTGAAGACACTTGATAAGCGGAATTTTTCCGTCGGCGAACTTTTCCTTTTTGCGAGCGCGCGCTCCAAGGGGAAGAAAATGGAGTATCGCGGGAAGAAGTATCCTGTCGAGGAGCTCGTGAAGGGATGTTTCGCGGGAAAGAAGATCGATGTTGCGCTCTTCTCGGCCGGTGCCGGGCGCTCGCGCGAATTCGCGGATGAAGCCGTCAAGGCGGGCGCCGTCGTCGTCGATAATTCGTCCGCGTTCCGCATGGACCCGAACGCGCCGCTCGTGATACCGGAGATAAATCCCGAAGATATAAAAAAGCACAAGGGGATCATCGCCAATCCCAACTGCTCGACTATCATCATGCTCATGCCGCTGTGGCCGCTCCATACGGTCAACAGGATAAAGCGTATCGTCGTTTCCACCTATCAGGCGGCAAGCGGCGCAGGCGCACAGGCCATGGCCGAGCTTGAGGACCAGACACGCGACGTGCTTGCCGGCAAGCCCGCTGTGCCGAAGATAATGCCGCATCGCTATGCGTTCAATCTCTTCAGCCATAACACCAAGATAGCTGAGAACGGATACAACGAGGAAGAGAACAAGATGGTGAAGGAGACATGGAAGATATTCCATGACGATTCCATCAGGATATGCCCCACCTGCATACGTGTGCCGGTGCTCCGCGCGCACAGCGAGAGCATTGTCGTTGAATTCGAACGCCCGATGTCAGTGAGCGATGCGAAAAAGCTTCTCTCCGCTGCGCCCGGTCTAAAGATCGTCGATGACCGCGAGAAAAATCTGTTCCCGATGCCCATCGATGCTACCGAACAGTATGACTGCCTCGTCGGCCGCATACGCGAGGACATAAGCAACCCGAACGCGCTCGCGCTCTTCGTTGCCGGGGATCAGCTCCTTAAGGGCGCGGCGCTCAATGCGGTGCAGATAGCGGAATTGCTGTAA
- a CDS encoding NADH-quinone oxidoreductase subunit I translates to MIRHITTVILDFWSMLVGLSITFQQMLKPAITVQYPRKSIPMSKNFRGRIALTWDNEKLEPKCTVCMLCEKACPSKCIALTGVKAENRPGRTLATYHLDFTQCSLCGLCVESCKFDALVFSDEYNKASTNKADFQYDLLERVRKGRS, encoded by the coding sequence ATGATACGTCACATCACCACTGTCATACTCGATTTCTGGAGCATGCTCGTCGGGCTTTCGATCACGTTCCAGCAGATGTTGAAGCCAGCAATAACCGTCCAATACCCGCGAAAGTCGATACCGATGTCGAAGAATTTCCGCGGACGCATTGCGTTGACCTGGGATAATGAAAAACTCGAGCCGAAATGTACCGTGTGCATGCTCTGCGAAAAAGCATGCCCGTCGAAATGCATAGCGCTTACCGGCGTGAAAGCGGAGAACCGCCCGGGCCGTACGCTCGCTACGTATCATCTTGATTTCACACAATGCAGTCTCTGCGGCTTATGCGTCGAAAGCTGCAAATTCGATGCGCTCGTCTTTTCCGATGAATACAATAAGGCAAGCACGAACAAAGCGGATTTTCAATACGATCTTCTTGAACGCGTACGCAAGGGGCGGTCATGA
- a CDS encoding porin encodes MIRKLLMLSFAAVSLSAITVISNEDVQFNIDGTIQGLVVDEFTDDLNPNNTAFSNNQAGVVGTNATMFDIKATNNVGKDIGRVTMFLKQARLDFNGRFKMVDYRMKLAFGGEMIPSSSSSVNSILSLLDAYGNVHFFGDALQLRFGQFLVPYSRERLTVETTKQNVDFSMNTIGFDLGRDVGLAVHSKIGLFSGALGVFTGGGIDVPQRYLPEILGLPMLTGRIGINNGLDKDAFTPGHGDADEGIKYAAYLNGAVIYKNSRIGHGSSLGTRYYTAQYGTGLLLNPKWNPLGTSTAYYDTVIFFQYGADAAVKIPVMKDVEVNASAEANYGQFGNAAVGLTMWGGVVDAMITLKTTPLPMIKNVGIGIRYSLLNTPNGAQNAVTTTSSYVTTNAASSNWTVNTSTTTSYVSIPQTLMHEISPVVTFTAFDVKCMFEVNFQRNALVAWEKNNGSYNILLMPNQVSTGNFLIENPVVLRGQMQFTF; translated from the coding sequence ATGATCAGAAAGTTGCTTATGCTGTCGTTCGCAGCGGTCTCGCTCTCTGCGATCACGGTCATCTCGAATGAGGATGTGCAATTCAACATCGACGGTACGATCCAGGGGCTTGTCGTTGACGAGTTTACCGACGATCTGAACCCGAACAACACCGCTTTCTCAAATAACCAAGCGGGGGTCGTGGGGACGAATGCGACGATGTTCGATATCAAAGCGACGAATAATGTGGGAAAAGACATCGGACGCGTTACGATGTTCCTGAAACAGGCGCGCTTGGATTTCAACGGCAGGTTTAAAATGGTGGACTATCGCATGAAACTCGCCTTCGGCGGAGAGATGATACCGTCGTCATCATCAAGTGTGAATTCAATACTCTCACTGCTTGATGCATACGGCAATGTCCATTTCTTCGGGGATGCGCTCCAACTGCGTTTTGGGCAATTCCTCGTCCCCTACAGCCGTGAACGCCTGACCGTGGAGACCACCAAGCAAAACGTCGATTTCTCAATGAACACGATCGGCTTCGACCTCGGGCGCGATGTCGGTCTCGCAGTTCACAGCAAGATCGGCCTCTTTTCCGGCGCTCTCGGCGTGTTTACCGGCGGCGGGATCGATGTTCCGCAGCGTTACCTCCCGGAGATCCTGGGGCTTCCCATGCTGACGGGTCGTATCGGCATAAACAACGGGCTTGACAAGGATGCGTTTACGCCCGGGCATGGTGATGCGGATGAAGGCATAAAGTATGCCGCATATCTCAACGGCGCCGTTATTTACAAAAACTCACGCATCGGACACGGTTCGTCGCTGGGAACGCGCTACTATACGGCGCAATACGGCACCGGATTGCTTCTCAACCCGAAATGGAATCCATTAGGAACGTCCACGGCCTATTATGACACCGTGATATTTTTCCAGTACGGTGCGGATGCGGCGGTCAAAATACCGGTAATGAAAGATGTTGAAGTGAATGCAAGCGCGGAGGCGAATTACGGCCAATTCGGCAATGCCGCTGTCGGGCTTACCATGTGGGGCGGTGTCGTAGATGCCATGATAACGCTGAAAACGACTCCGCTGCCCATGATAAAGAATGTCGGCATCGGGATACGCTACTCGCTGCTCAACACCCCGAATGGCGCGCAGAATGCCGTGACAACAACATCGAGCTACGTAACGACGAATGCCGCCAGCTCGAATTGGACCGTCAATACCAGCACAACGACATCGTATGTTTCCATCCCGCAGACACTGATGCATGAGATATCACCGGTGGTAACGTTCACGGCTTTCGATGTAAAGTGCATGTTCGAAGTGAATTTCCAGAGGAATGCGCTTGTCGCCTGGGAAAAGAACAACGGATCGTACAATATACTGCTCATGCCGAATCAGGTATCGACGGGTAATTTCCTTATCGAGAACCCTGTAGTGCTACGCGGTCAAATGCAGTTTACGTTTTAA
- a CDS encoding DUF1761 domain-containing protein codes for MLVNTHFNVLAFCTAIAAHVVIGLLWYSKLLFAETWAKESSTAREGKGFPLLSMAGQFISTVLFTLGIYLVVSLGGFYTIKGAALASCIGVICFVLPLNTGTLFFKRKPRLYFIESGYQALGVFVSTFILALWK; via the coding sequence ATGCTGGTAAACACACATTTCAATGTGTTGGCGTTTTGCACCGCCATCGCAGCGCACGTGGTGATCGGACTTCTGTGGTATAGCAAACTGCTGTTCGCAGAAACATGGGCGAAAGAATCGAGCACTGCCCGGGAGGGAAAGGGATTCCCGCTCCTCTCCATGGCGGGGCAGTTCATTTCAACGGTGTTGTTCACGCTGGGTATCTATCTGGTCGTATCTCTCGGCGGGTTCTATACTATAAAAGGCGCCGCGCTGGCTTCGTGCATCGGCGTCATCTGTTTTGTTCTCCCTTTGAACACCGGGACTTTGTTCTTCAAGAGAAAACCAAGGCTCTATTTCATTGAATCCGGTTATCAGGCATTGGGAGTCTTTGTTTCAACGTTCATTCTCGCACTCTGGAAATAA
- a CDS encoding NADH-quinone oxidoreductase subunit B family protein, giving the protein MEPQEIPEGLIQLAVLDDLLSLCRANSLWPLTFGLACCAIEMMATGASRFDIARFGAEVFRPSPRQADVLIVNGTISRKMAPSVVTLYDQIPEPKWVIAMGNCAISGGPFVFEGQYGIIEGIDKLIPVDVYIPGCPPRPEALIEGILTLEEKLTGKRRFPRVESGAQK; this is encoded by the coding sequence ATGGAACCGCAGGAAATTCCGGAAGGGCTGATACAACTCGCCGTTCTTGACGACCTGCTTTCACTGTGCAGGGCGAATTCACTATGGCCGCTCACCTTCGGTCTTGCCTGCTGCGCCATCGAGATGATGGCTACCGGGGCATCGCGCTTCGATATCGCGCGTTTCGGCGCTGAAGTGTTCCGCCCGTCGCCGCGTCAGGCGGATGTGCTCATCGTGAACGGCACCATAAGCAGAAAAATGGCGCCTTCGGTCGTAACGCTGTATGATCAGATACCCGAACCGAAATGGGTCATCGCTATGGGCAACTGCGCTATTTCCGGCGGACCGTTCGTGTTCGAAGGACAATACGGCATCATCGAAGGCATCGACAAGCTCATACCGGTCGATGTATATATACCCGGATGTCCCCCGCGTCCCGAGGCGCTCATCGAAGGTATATTAACGCTCGAAGAAAAACTCACCGGCAAGCGGCGATTCCCCCGCGTGGAATCGGGAGCGCAGAAATGA
- the tpiA gene encoding triose-phosphate isomerase has protein sequence MARKKLIAGNWKMNKTPDEAAVLAKELVEKAKGVTDRDIMIAPVFTALAKVNDVVKGTNVKLGAQNMYCEDSGAFTGEISADMLLASGVTHVILGHSERRSIFKEDDALINKKVKKALVKGLVPVFCVGETLAERESGKAEAIVGDQVKKGLEGLAEADAKKVVIAYEPVWAIGTGKTATPDDADAMHKHIRSVLSKVYSGAFADAMVILYGGSMNDKNADELLNMPNIDGGLVGGAALKSDSFARIFNYTKK, from the coding sequence ATGGCACGCAAAAAACTCATCGCCGGCAACTGGAAGATGAACAAGACCCCGGATGAAGCGGCGGTACTCGCGAAAGAACTCGTCGAGAAAGCGAAGGGTGTGACCGATCGCGACATCATGATAGCCCCGGTGTTCACCGCGCTCGCGAAAGTGAACGATGTCGTCAAGGGGACGAACGTCAAGCTCGGCGCGCAGAACATGTACTGCGAGGACAGCGGCGCCTTCACCGGCGAAATAAGCGCGGACATGCTCCTGGCGAGCGGCGTGACCCATGTCATTCTCGGCCACTCAGAGCGCCGTTCCATTTTCAAGGAAGATGATGCGCTCATCAATAAGAAAGTGAAAAAAGCGCTTGTCAAAGGGCTTGTCCCGGTATTCTGTGTCGGCGAAACGCTTGCCGAACGCGAGTCCGGCAAGGCGGAGGCCATCGTCGGCGACCAGGTGAAAAAAGGACTTGAGGGCCTGGCGGAAGCGGATGCGAAGAAGGTCGTCATTGCGTATGAGCCCGTATGGGCGATAGGCACCGGCAAGACTGCAACGCCGGATGATGCGGACGCCATGCACAAGCATATACGCAGCGTACTGTCAAAGGTATACAGCGGCGCCTTTGCGGACGCCATGGTGATATTGTACGGCGGATCGATGAACGATAAGAATGCGGATGAGCTCCTCAACATGCCCAACATCGACGGCGGGCTTGTCGGCGGGGCGGCGCTCAAGTCCGACTCGTTCGCACGCATCTTCAACTACACGAAAAAATAA
- a CDS encoding NADH-quinone oxidoreductase subunit C produces the protein MNDIVSLLTPLSVHTPRFVTYTEKGWHLDALIVTERIIDATRVLADAGYTLETITGVDWPEQGNIELVYDLFHSDRRERAVLRVRIGRDGAEAKSISSLFSGAAWHEREAHDFFGVRFEGLADHTPLLLAEDADYHPLRKDYGAQANDVHQT, from the coding sequence ATGAACGATATCGTGTCGCTGCTTACACCGCTTTCCGTCCACACACCGCGTTTTGTGACGTACACGGAAAAAGGGTGGCATCTCGATGCGCTCATCGTAACCGAAAGGATAATTGATGCGACCAGGGTGCTCGCCGATGCGGGGTACACGCTTGAAACGATAACCGGTGTCGACTGGCCCGAGCAGGGGAATATCGAATTAGTCTACGATCTTTTCCACAGTGACCGCCGCGAGCGTGCCGTTCTGCGTGTCCGTATCGGTCGTGACGGTGCTGAAGCGAAAAGTATATCCTCTCTATTTTCCGGCGCCGCGTGGCATGAACGCGAGGCGCATGATTTCTTCGGCGTACGCTTCGAAGGCCTTGCGGATCACACACCGCTGCTGTTGGCCGAAGATGCCGACTATCATCCGCTCAGAAAAGACTACGGTGCGCAGGCGAACGATGTACACCAAACATAA
- the nuoH gene encoding NADH-quinone oxidoreductase subunit NuoH: MQLPFSIETFIRFALYVVGFLAFAIFNAVILGWGERKIMARIQRRIGPKEVGPFGLLQIPADVIKLLAKQFRTPKGGDTMLFLAAPALAIIPALMSFVAIPFAPGLLARDINIGLLMVYAFTTVVILGLLVGGWGSRNKYAIISAARAVSQNVAYEIPMLISVVTVVLITRTMNLTTIVDQQAGAFWHWNMFRFSASPLLPVLFIVYIICMLAETNRTPFDIAEAESELIAGAFTEYSGMGSGLFFLAEYANIVVGCSLAVILFLGGWHDPFGFFPGVWWFAAKLYFLVFFVIWVRWTFPRTQFYSLLNLSWKTLIPLTLGNLLLTGFWIKVFGP; the protein is encoded by the coding sequence ATGCAGTTGCCGTTCTCTATCGAAACATTCATCCGCTTCGCCCTCTATGTGGTGGGCTTTCTCGCCTTCGCGATATTCAACGCGGTCATACTCGGCTGGGGCGAAAGAAAGATAATGGCGCGTATTCAGCGACGCATCGGTCCGAAAGAGGTCGGCCCCTTCGGTCTTCTGCAGATACCCGCTGACGTGATAAAACTTCTCGCGAAGCAGTTCCGCACCCCGAAGGGCGGCGATACCATGCTCTTCCTTGCCGCACCGGCGCTTGCCATCATTCCCGCACTCATGAGCTTCGTCGCGATTCCGTTCGCCCCGGGACTCCTTGCACGCGATATCAACATCGGTTTACTCATGGTCTATGCGTTCACCACCGTCGTTATCCTCGGGCTTCTCGTCGGCGGATGGGGAAGCAGGAATAAATACGCGATCATATCCGCTGCGCGTGCGGTGTCGCAGAACGTGGCATATGAGATACCGATGCTCATATCCGTGGTCACCGTTGTACTCATCACGAGAACGATGAACCTCACGACAATAGTCGATCAGCAGGCCGGTGCGTTCTGGCACTGGAACATGTTCCGCTTCAGCGCATCGCCGCTTCTGCCGGTGCTTTTCATCGTCTACATCATCTGCATGCTTGCCGAAACGAATCGCACGCCGTTCGATATCGCCGAGGCGGAAAGCGAACTGATCGCGGGCGCATTCACGGAATACTCCGGGATGGGATCGGGATTGTTCTTCCTTGCCGAATATGCGAACATCGTCGTCGGCTGCTCACTTGCCGTCATTCTCTTCCTCGGCGGCTGGCATGATCCCTTCGGCTTCTTCCCCGGCGTGTGGTGGTTCGCGGCGAAATTGTACTTCCTTGTGTTCTTCGTCATATGGGTGCGCTGGACGTTCCCGCGTACACAGTTCTATTCGCTCCTGAATCTCTCATGGAAAACGCTTATTCCGCTCACGCTCGGCAATCTGCTTCTTACGGGATTCTGGATAAAGGTGTTCGGCCCATGA
- a CDS encoding YceI family protein: MKRSVKGKTMVEQKKAMSTNVLRSAVIITLYCVSAAWVYGAAQKSYGLAPVSGSRIWLSGTSTLHPYTSIASNFSMRAGVAFSGVRSSVPEVVTLSVSIPITNLKCEIGGLDNNLYETMKYKEVPNITFTIRKCELSMDPKNTNRYIVLAKGDLAIAGKDREITLNAVGELTDRTLKIYGTKDVLMTDFGISPPSLMFGLIVCGDKISVGWELIFSVQMN, from the coding sequence ATGAAAAGGTCAGTAAAGGGCAAAACAATGGTTGAGCAGAAAAAAGCGATGAGCACGAACGTGCTGCGGTCGGCGGTCATCATTACACTGTACTGCGTATCGGCGGCGTGGGTATACGGTGCCGCTCAAAAATCGTATGGACTTGCACCGGTGAGCGGCAGCAGAATATGGCTCTCCGGCACATCAACATTGCATCCCTATACCAGTATAGCATCGAATTTCAGCATGAGAGCCGGTGTCGCATTCTCGGGCGTGCGGAGTTCGGTGCCGGAGGTCGTTACATTGTCCGTAAGCATTCCCATAACGAATCTCAAATGCGAAATAGGCGGTCTTGATAATAATCTCTATGAAACGATGAAGTACAAGGAAGTACCGAATATAACGTTCACCATACGGAAATGCGAACTATCGATGGATCCGAAGAACACGAATCGATACATTGTCCTTGCCAAAGGAGATCTTGCAATTGCCGGTAAGGACCGTGAAATTACGCTCAATGCTGTCGGCGAGCTCACCGATAGAACATTGAAGATATACGGTACAAAAGATGTGCTTATGACCGATTTCGGGATATCTCCCCCGTCGTTGATGTTCGGGCTCATCGTTTGCGGTGATAAGATCTCGGTAGGCTGGGAGCTCATCTTCTCGGTGCAGATGAATTAA
- a CDS encoding NADH-quinone oxidoreductase subunit A, which translates to MSISSDAAVDLLYIIALFLGGVVVVVSPIIISKLIAPRRTRQYDNRTEQIVECGVPPIGDAWMRYGAVYYLYALIFIAFAVDVLFLFPVAVVYNTQYRWQDLIELAVFVGILSLVLIYAWKKDVFTWNRRKFRKG; encoded by the coding sequence ATGTCAATATCATCTGATGCAGCAGTAGATCTGCTTTATATCATCGCACTGTTCCTGGGCGGAGTGGTCGTGGTCGTTTCGCCGATCATCATCTCAAAGCTCATCGCTCCGAGGCGCACTCGCCAGTACGATAACCGCACCGAGCAGATCGTCGAATGCGGTGTGCCGCCCATCGGCGATGCATGGATGCGCTACGGCGCCGTATACTATCTCTATGCGCTCATATTCATTGCGTTCGCGGTCGACGTCCTCTTTCTATTCCCGGTCGCCGTTGTCTATAACACGCAGTACCGCTGGCAGGATCTTATCGAACTCGCTGTTTTCGTCGGCATACTTTCGCTCGTTCTCATCTATGCTTGGAAAAAGGATGTATTCACATGGAACCGCAGGAAATTCCGGAAGGGCTGA
- a CDS encoding NADH-quinone oxidoreductase subunit D (Catalyzes the transfer of electrons from NADH to quinone) gives MYTKHKEETFVLNLGPQHPATHGVLRIKLTMDGEYIVNAEPVLGYIHRMHEKMAENRTYAQYLPNLSRLDYLGAISFSLAHCLIVEKACGIEVPERATVIRVIMAELNRITSHLLWFGALIVDLGGFTPMLYIFDDREKIIDMMDSITGSRLTFCYLRFGGVSCDIDDTFIAGVRDIVPYMRTRLKMYHALVSRNAILQERLVGIGNITPEMCRSYGASGAVARASGVKHDVRQAEPYSGYERYDFDIPMSTDGDSMARFSVKMEEMEQSLRIIEQAVKNVPAGAYRNGKVPRTLTPAVGDFYQAVETPRGAFGIRMVSDGSNTPYRMKLRSPCLSNLSLLPEVVEGMLLADMLAFMGSLDLVIPEIDR, from the coding sequence ATGTACACCAAACATAAAGAAGAAACATTCGTCCTCAATCTCGGGCCGCAGCATCCTGCTACTCACGGCGTGCTTCGCATCAAACTTACGATGGACGGCGAGTATATCGTCAACGCGGAACCCGTGCTCGGCTATATTCACCGCATGCATGAGAAAATGGCGGAGAATAGAACATACGCGCAGTATCTGCCGAATCTCTCCCGGCTCGATTATCTCGGTGCGATATCGTTCAGTCTCGCGCATTGTCTTATTGTCGAGAAGGCCTGCGGGATAGAAGTCCCGGAACGCGCGACCGTCATCCGTGTTATCATGGCGGAACTCAATCGCATCACAAGTCATCTCCTCTGGTTCGGTGCGCTCATCGTCGACCTCGGCGGGTTCACGCCGATGCTCTATATCTTCGACGACCGCGAAAAGATAATCGATATGATGGACAGCATCACCGGTTCGCGTCTTACGTTCTGCTATCTGCGCTTCGGCGGTGTATCGTGCGATATCGATGATACGTTCATTGCCGGTGTACGCGACATCGTTCCCTACATGCGTACGCGGCTGAAAATGTACCATGCGCTTGTGAGCCGAAATGCCATCCTCCAAGAGCGTCTCGTCGGCATCGGGAACATCACGCCTGAGATGTGCCGTTCATACGGAGCATCCGGCGCTGTCGCTCGTGCGAGCGGTGTGAAACACGACGTTCGGCAGGCCGAGCCCTACAGCGGCTATGAGCGCTATGATTTCGATATCCCCATGAGCACGGACGGCGATTCCATGGCGCGTTTTTCCGTGAAGATGGAGGAGATGGAGCAGTCGCTTCGCATCATCGAGCAGGCGGTAAAGAACGTCCCCGCCGGTGCTTACCGCAACGGCAAAGTCCCGCGTACGCTTACACCCGCAGTCGGCGATTTCTATCAGGCCGTCGAAACGCCGCGCGGCGCGTTCGGTATTCGCATGGTGAGTGATGGCAGCAATACGCCGTACCGCATGAAACTTCGTTCGCCGTGTCTGTCCAATCTCAGTCTTTTACCCGAAGTCGTCGAGGGAATGCTCCTCGCCGACATGCTCGCCTTCATGGGCAGTCTCGATCTCGTTATCCCGGAAATAGACAGGTAG
- a CDS encoding response regulator: MTKDIFTTHQVSRFCNVYPATVINWIKDGLLPAYTTPGGHRRIKKNDILQLMKKNNMPIPTELSQSDKFRVLIIDDDPKILKMISMIVSGEDYLEVVTAESGFHAGMVVSSTTPDIILLDFLMPDMDGFEVCRRLRADERTKDIPIIAVTVLKNPDELNKMKAAGITDHVAKPFKSDDIIAMVKKHLHFESANG; this comes from the coding sequence ATGACAAAGGATATTTTTACCACACATCAGGTCAGCAGGTTCTGCAACGTGTACCCGGCGACGGTGATCAACTGGATAAAGGACGGCCTCCTGCCGGCATATACCACGCCGGGCGGGCACAGGCGCATTAAAAAGAACGATATCCTTCAGCTGATGAAGAAAAATAATATGCCGATCCCGACGGAATTGTCACAATCGGACAAATTCAGGGTATTGATCATCGATGATGACCCGAAGATATTGAAAATGATCTCGATGATAGTATCCGGTGAAGATTATTTAGAGGTTGTAACGGCGGAAAGCGGTTTTCATGCGGGCATGGTCGTTTCCAGCACCACCCCGGACATCATCCTTCTCGATTTTCTCATGCCGGACATGGACGGCTTTGAGGTATGCCGCAGGCTGCGTGCTGATGAGCGCACAAAGGATATTCCCATCATCGCCGTGACCGTCCTCAAGAACCCCGATGAACTCAACAAGATGAAAGCCGCCGGCATCACCGATCACGTTGCCAAGCCGTTCAAAAGCGACGATATCATCGCCATGGTGAAAAAACATCTGCATTTCGAGAGCGCGAATGGTTAG